A part of Methanomassiliicoccales archaeon genomic DNA contains:
- the sepF gene encoding cell division protein SepF, whose product MPILKKPLKRGKDDVSPVETEQYIDLGAMFFPEESSLSGASVKVAEIYRYEDVGAITQPVYDGNVLLIDYSNMANDTNELKRVTSELKNVARDCNGDVAAIGNNLIVVTPNGMRIDRNKIRGGFH is encoded by the coding sequence ATGCCAATACTCAAGAAGCCTTTGAAGAGGGGGAAGGACGACGTTTCGCCTGTCGAAACAGAGCAGTATATAGACCTGGGCGCGATGTTCTTCCCAGAGGAGTCAAGCCTGAGCGGGGCGAGCGTGAAGGTAGCGGAGATATATCGCTATGAGGATGTGGGAGCGATTACCCAACCTGTGTATGATGGAAATGTTCTGCTCATAGATTATAGCAACATGGCGAACGACACCAATGAGCTGAAGCGTGTGACAAGCGAGCTCAAGAACGTCGCAAGGGATTGCAACGGGGACGTGGCTGCCATAGGCAACAACCTCATAGTCGTCACGCCTAACGGAATGAGGATCGACAGGAACAAGATACGCGGCGGGTTCCATTAG
- a CDS encoding DUF1616 domain-containing protein: MRRDWDVLMVLVVTPLLILSIFLMPDVPLRIVLGLPFLLFFPGYVTVLALFPEKEDLEPLERVALSFGLSIAIAPLIGFGLNYTPFGIRLVPILACLSVFNIVVALVGQYRRNLAIAPYLPFDPVKLYNDAIASYRKEKGVDKALTIILVISIIASVVALVYVIAVPRQGESFTEFYILGPGGKAEGYPHDLTAGEEASIIIGIANHEHRTVNYTVELWLVNATFVNNETQVHEMYWFDSFNIELDHQDVDLEGNWTAQWELFYTFSVNKTGKYKLWFLLYKDGAPALPSGIEMKPYADFTGTDAEQRIILAVKNEVQSLNLNLRISS, encoded by the coding sequence ATGCGGAGGGACTGGGATGTCCTGATGGTACTTGTTGTGACGCCGCTCCTCATCCTTTCGATATTCCTGATGCCGGACGTGCCATTGAGGATCGTCCTTGGCCTTCCCTTCCTGTTGTTCTTCCCTGGTTACGTGACAGTGCTGGCGCTCTTTCCGGAAAAGGAGGACCTAGAGCCTTTGGAGCGGGTGGCACTTTCATTCGGTCTCAGCATCGCCATCGCCCCGCTGATAGGGTTCGGTCTCAACTACACGCCCTTCGGGATCAGGCTCGTGCCCATACTGGCCTGTCTCTCGGTTTTCAATATCGTTGTCGCTCTGGTCGGTCAATACAGGAGGAATCTCGCCATAGCTCCATATCTTCCATTCGACCCGGTCAAGCTATACAATGATGCCATAGCTTCTTATAGAAAAGAGAAAGGGGTGGACAAGGCCCTGACGATAATCCTGGTCATATCGATCATCGCATCGGTCGTGGCCTTGGTCTATGTCATCGCCGTCCCGAGGCAGGGAGAGAGCTTCACCGAGTTCTACATCTTGGGCCCGGGGGGAAAGGCCGAGGGATATCCTCACGATCTGACGGCCGGGGAGGAGGCCTCGATAATAATAGGGATCGCCAATCATGAGCACAGGACCGTGAACTATACGGTGGAGCTCTGGCTTGTCAACGCAACTTTCGTGAACAATGAGACGCAGGTCCATGAGATGTATTGGTTCGACAGCTTCAACATCGAGCTTGATCATCAGGATGTCGACCTGGAGGGCAACTGGACCGCCCAATGGGAATTGTTCTACACGTTCTCTGTCAATAAGACAGGGAAGTACAAGCTATGGTTCCTGCTGTACAAGGACGGGGCACCGGCCTTGCCATCTGGCATAGAGATGAAACCATACGCTGATTTCACAGGCACAGATGCGGAGCAGAGGATAATTCTAGCGGTCAAGAACGAGGTCCAGAGCCTTAATCTGAATCTGAGAATATCGTCCTGA
- a CDS encoding RNA-binding protein: MSELRVRNRKRMREKDIKQMSERLSKDLGTELFGTDDVVDSAESSEFDLIFVNGQILGLIVEGTPFLTVRGLLRYRATKKFVTVDMGAVPFVTKGADVMGPGIVDADPEIRSGDLVWVRDVKNLKPLAIGQSLLSGEELRQKRPGKAVRSLTYVGDKLWKYDEEEGQRK, from the coding sequence ATGAGCGAGCTGAGGGTCCGCAATCGTAAGAGGATGAGGGAGAAGGACATAAAACAGATGTCCGAGAGGCTGTCAAAGGATCTTGGCACCGAGCTCTTCGGGACTGATGACGTGGTGGATTCAGCCGAATCCTCAGAGTTCGACCTAATCTTCGTCAACGGACAGATACTGGGCCTGATTGTAGAAGGGACGCCGTTCCTCACGGTCCGAGGTCTGTTGAGATACAGGGCGACCAAGAAATTCGTGACCGTCGACATGGGCGCGGTTCCGTTCGTGACCAAGGGGGCGGACGTCATGGGGCCCGGGATCGTCGATGCCGATCCTGAGATAAGGTCTGGCGACCTCGTTTGGGTCAGGGATGTTAAGAATTTAAAGCCGTTGGCCATCGGTCAGAGCCTATTGTCTGGTGAAGAGCTCAGGCAAAAAAGGCCAGGAAAGGCCGTGAGGTCGCTGACATATGTAGGCGACAAGCTCTGGAAGTACGACGAAGAGGAAGGGCAGAGGAAATGA
- a CDS encoding oligosaccharide flippase family protein, with translation MLRKNLNFDGLGRPALIIFLATMTGGACNYLYQSFMGHSLDPAEYSLLSSLLSIFYILGVPGTLLGTTVVRYVAKMRGEGKDKEIAWFLRRSFIISMAVGAVLFLAIIISSPWLKTFLSITDENTIILLGLGAFLTMLGPPAVGGTQGLKRFHLLGLYNIFGPIGKLALGVLFVTVGMGVGGAFGAMVVGTSLAFGIVYYAIWDYVKKDKTAIEMRGVYIYTIPVAVSTICFTLITNIDTFLVRGLMADHDAGIYSSASMLGKIVLWLPGAITIVTFPRFSEKRIDETHMLMRKSVWLVGLTLGMVWTGFLLFPDVVMRIAYGAPYADAAECLPVVILAFALFGLASVFMKYGMATSDHVYAWIIAAFTVIGVLLVIANHATPLDVGYDMLFTSAGICTCSVIYMEASWRRSKKRSMTKG, from the coding sequence TTGCTTCGTAAGAATCTTAATTTCGATGGCCTAGGCCGCCCCGCGCTCATCATCTTCTTAGCCACGATGACAGGTGGGGCCTGCAACTATCTTTATCAGAGCTTCATGGGACACTCCTTGGACCCTGCGGAGTACTCACTATTATCATCGCTTCTATCAATCTTCTACATACTCGGTGTCCCCGGGACATTGCTAGGAACGACGGTCGTCCGATACGTCGCAAAGATGAGGGGCGAGGGCAAGGACAAGGAGATCGCATGGTTCCTCAGAAGGTCCTTCATTATAAGCATGGCCGTCGGCGCGGTCTTATTCCTTGCCATCATCATATCTTCCCCTTGGCTGAAGACGTTCCTTTCGATAACCGATGAGAATACCATCATATTGCTAGGACTAGGGGCCTTTCTTACAATGCTTGGTCCGCCCGCGGTCGGTGGAACCCAGGGCCTCAAACGCTTCCACCTGCTGGGACTTTACAACATCTTCGGGCCGATAGGAAAACTTGCACTAGGAGTTCTATTCGTTACAGTGGGGATGGGCGTGGGCGGGGCCTTTGGGGCGATGGTCGTCGGTACCTCGCTGGCATTTGGGATCGTGTATTACGCGATCTGGGACTATGTGAAGAAGGATAAGACCGCGATTGAGATGAGGGGCGTCTACATCTACACCATACCGGTGGCGGTCAGCACAATATGTTTCACCCTCATTACCAACATCGACACTTTCCTTGTAAGAGGGCTCATGGCCGATCATGATGCGGGCATATACTCCTCCGCCTCGATGCTCGGCAAGATAGTCCTCTGGTTGCCGGGTGCGATAACCATCGTTACCTTCCCAAGGTTCTCCGAGAAGCGTATCGATGAGACGCACATGTTGATGAGGAAGTCCGTCTGGCTCGTCGGACTTACGTTGGGGATGGTATGGACGGGTTTTTTGCTGTTCCCAGATGTTGTGATGAGGATCGCCTACGGCGCCCCGTACGCAGATGCGGCCGAATGCCTTCCGGTCGTCATCCTAGCCTTCGCGTTATTCGGCCTCGCGTCCGTGTTCATGAAATATGGCATGGCAACCAGCGACCATGTCTATGCGTGGATCATCGCCGCATTCACCGTCATCGGAGTGCTGTTGGTGATCGCCAATCACGCGACCCCGCTAGACGTCGGCTACGACATGCTCTTCACCAGCGCAGGGATCTGCACATGCTCGGTCATATACATGGAGGCCAGCTGGCGGAGGTCAAAGAAAAGGTCAATGACGAAGGGATAG